The Streptomyces sp. cg36 genomic interval GATCGCGGAGCGGGCCGCCTGCAAGCCGAGGATCTCCACCGACGCCGCCGAGCTGCGCCAGGCCAACTGCGCCACCGCGGACGGCCGCTATGTGCTGGCGACCTTCGCCACGGACCGCGGCCAGCGGGAGTGGATCAACGAGGCCAAGGACTACGGCGGCGCCTATCTGGTGGGCCGCAAGTGGGTCGCCGTGGGTGACGAGAGCGTGGTCAACGCGCTGCGCGGCCGGCTCGGCGGTGATGTCGAGACCGGGACCAACCATTCCGGACATCACCACATGAGCTGACCGCGCAGGGGGTGCTCCCCCGGGCCGGGGCGGCCCGGGGGAGCCATTCAGGGGGAGCGGGTTTTCCGGCGCGTGCGCGCCCCTTCCGTCAGGCGCAGCTGCGCCCCGTGTTGATGCAGGTCACCGCCTTCCTCATCAGCTGGTCGCTGAAGACGTTGATGAAGTCACCGTGATCGGTGACGGGCTTGTGGAGCTGCTCGGGGAACGAGTCGACGGCGAACCCGGGGCCGGGCGGCACGGCGTACACGATCCGCTGCTGCAGCTGCGGGATCGCCTTGAACCCGGCCGGGCAGGCGCCGTTCTTCCGGGCGAAGGCGACGTGCGTACGGTGGTTCGCGCTGTCGGTGTTCCGCCCGTCCCAGCAGCTCTGGAACAGGAAGGTGCGGACGACCTTGCTGCCCTGCGGGCAGATCGGGTATTTGTCCTTCAGCTGACGGTTCTCGAAACCGGTGCAGCTCCAGGACGCGTTGGCATTGGCGTTTCCGTTGGTGAAAGCCTTGGCGTCACCGGTGATGATCCGCAGGAAGCGCGGCATCGCCGTCACCTTGCTCACCGGATTCCCGGCGAGCTTGATGGTGACCTGGGCGGGAGTCTGGATTTTACCGACGTTCTGGTCCTTGCCGCCGCCGTCCGCGTTGGCGTCGTTCTCGTTCTGCCCGTTCCGCAGGCGCAGCACCGGCCAGTAATACGTGGACTTGTCGCCCTGATTGCGGCAGCTGGTGCCGCCCGCGGCGAGATCGGCGTCGCTGGAGAAGGCGTCGGTGGCCTGATTGCCGACGTAATCGTGCATGTGGTGGGCGCCATTTCCCACACCGGGCGCGACGATGACGTTGTCGGGATTGCGCTTGGCGTTCTTGTTCACGCCGCAGTCGCTGGTGAACAGACCGGTGGAGCCGTTGCGCTGGGTGCGGGGGGTCTGCACATTGGGCCGTACGGTCCGGATGTCGACGAAGTCGCTCCGCGCGGGCCCGTTTCCGACAGAGCCCTGACCCTGACCCTGGCCGCCCTGGCCCTGCCCGCCCTGACCTGCGCTTTGTCCTTGCCCCTGGCCCTGGCCCTGGCCCTGCCCTTGTCCCTGGCCGCCGCCGAAGCCACCGCCGCCGTCACCCGCGCGCAGGCCGCACGGTGCGAGCCCCTGGAGCCCCTGCGGCGTCCGGCCGCCGCCCCGGCCGATGGCGGTGCCGATCCGGTCGAGCGAGGCGGTCCTGCGGTCCTTCAGCGGGCCGAGGACCGCCCGGTCCGCCCAGCCCGGATCCTGGGCCACCCGGTCCTTGTTCGCGGCGAACTTCTCGTACGCGTCGGTGATCTGCGTATCGATGCCCGCGAGTTCCCGGTCGACTTCCGGGCGCGCCGGATCGGGCACGTCCGGAAGGCTGTTGGTGACATCGGGACAGGTGATGGTCGACATCTGGAGGGCCATCGCCGAACGGGCCGAATTCCGCCCCGGATCGGGCGGCCCGTTGGACGACCCCTCATTGGCGGAGGCATACACGTTGACCGCGACCAGCCCACCCCCGCCCAGTACGAGGGCGACCGAGGCGATCGCCATCCGGCCGGCCAGGGTGGAGCGTTTTCGTGATGAGCGTGAGCGTCGCATGGAACTCCTTCGCTAGAAGCAGCGCGTCGTTCCATACGCAGGTGACTCATGAGGCGTTCAACGCCTCCGCCATTTCGTAGGTATCTCCAGGGGAGCCGTCAGCGCTTGACCGCGCGCAGCACCACGAACTTCGGGTCGCTGGCGACGAGTTCGCTGTTGCCGAAGAGCCGCTGGAGCTTGAGGTGGTACCCCAGGTGGCGGTTGCCGACCACCCACAGCTCGCCGCCCGGCCGCAGTGCCTCGCGGGCGTCCGTGAACATCCGCGTCGAGGTGCGGTCCGTGGTCGCCTGATGGGTGTGGAACGGCGGGTTGTTGAGGACCAGGTCCGCCGAGCCCGGCGGGAACCCGCTCAGCCCGTCGGCGAGCCGGAACTCCGCGTCGGCCTCCCGCGCCGCGCCCGCGCAGAGCCGGAAGGTGGCCCGCGCCGAGGCGATCGCCTGGTGCGACTCGTCCGTGAACACCACGGTGGCCCCGGGGTTGGCGAGCGCGGCGGCCGTTCCCACGATGCCGTTGCCGCAGCCGAGGTCGACGACCCGGTCCGGGCCGGTGCGCACCGGCATGTGCTGGAGCAGGAAGCGGGTGCCGATGTCGAGCCGGTCGGCGCAGAACACGCCCGCGTGGTTGGTGGTGGCGAGCCCGGAGGCCGGGCCGATGCCCATCTCCAGGGAGTACGTCAGCGGCCACGGGTTGGCGGGCCGGGCGAGCTCCGGGTCCGGCTCGCAGAAGATCAGCCGGGCCTTCTTCTCGGCCAGCGAGGTCCTGGTGGGACCCAGCAGCCGCTCGAAGAGGGCCAGCGTGGAGGTGTGGATGTCCTTCACCATGCCGGTGCCGACGACCACGGTTCCCGCGTGCACGGCGGGGCCGAGCCGGTGCAGCTGGTCCTCCAGGAGCGCGAGGCTCTTGGGCACCCGTACGAGCAGGACGTCGATCCGGGCGGGCGGCTCGTCGTGGGTGGACAGCAGCGTGACGGACTCCTCGGCCACGCCCGCCCGCGCCAGGTTGGCCCGGGTCGCCTCCTGGCCGAGGAACGACTCGCTGATCTGGGTGAGCGGGCCCGTGCCCTTGGCGGCGAGCGCGGTCGTCAGGGCGCCCCACCGGTCACCGAGGGCGACCACGGACCCCGAGAGGTCCGTGTCCTCCAGGTGCCGCAGCAGATACTCGTCGGCGGCGTCCCAGGCCCGCAGCTGGTCGCGCGGGTCCTCGGGAAAGCGGGTCAGGTCGTACTCGCCCCAGGGCGCGGTCATCCGGTTCATAATCCGGCCAGGCTAACCCGCCGTGACCCCGCTCCCGCGCCACCCACGCGCGCGGGGGCTCACCGACGGCCCCGCAACGTGCCCGGCCCCGGCCCCGGGGCGCGCGGAACCGCGGGTCGGCCCCCGGCGGACCGCACCCCCCGCAGCCGCCCGTCCGGTCCCCTCAGCCGCGGTCGAGATAGGCCAGCACGGCCAGTACCCGCCGGTTGTCGTCGTCGGAGACGGGGAGCCCCAGCTTCGCGAAGATGTTGGAGGTGTGCTTGGCGACCGCCCGCTCGGTCACCACCAGTTGCTGCGCGATCGCCGCGTTGGAGCGCCCCTGGGCCATCAGCTCCATCACCTCCAGCTCGCGCGGGGTGAGCCCGCCCACCGGCGACTCCCGCGCCTTGCGGGAGAGCAGCTGGGAGATGACCTGGGGGTCCATCGCGGTGCCGCCCCCGGCCACCCGCCGCACCGCGTCCACGAACTGCTCGGCGTCGAAGACGCGGTCCTTCAGCAGATAGCCGACGCCCCCGTTCCCGTCGGCCAGCAGCTCGCGCGCGTACAGCTGCTCCACGTGCTGGGAGAGGACCAGGACCGGCAGCCCCGGCCGGGCCCGCCGGGCCGCCAGCGCGCACTGGAGGCCCTCGTCGGTGTGGGTGGGCGGCAGCCGGACGTCCACGATCGCCACGTCGGGGGCCGGCCCGGCCAGCGCCCGGCTCAGCTCCGGCCCGGTCTCGACCGCCGCGACGATCTCGAAGTCGTACGCCTCCAGGAGCCGCACCAGACCGTCCCGCAGCAGGAAGAGGTCTTCGGCTAGGACAACGCGCAAGGGATCTCCATGGTCACCACGGTGGGGCCGCCGACGGGACTGCTGACGGCCAGGACGCCGTCGAATGTACCCAGGCGCCGCTCCAGCCCGCTCAGCCCCGAGCCGCCCGCGACCACGGCTCCGCCCCGCCCGTCGTCGGTGACCTGGATGCGCAGCGCGCCGTCCGCGTACGCCAGGTCGACCCGGATCCGGTCGGCGGCGGCGTGCTTGACCGCGTTGGTGAGGGCCTCGCTGACCGCGAAGTACGCGGCGGACTCCACCGGCGCCCCGGCCCGTCCGCCGGGCAGCTCCACCGTGACCTCGACCGGCAGCGGCATCCGCAGGGCGAGGGCGCGCACCGCGTCGCCCAGACCGCGCTCGGCCAGCACCGGGGGGTGGATGCCCCGGACCAGGTCGCGCAGTTCGGTGAGCGCCTCGGCCGAGTCGGCGCGGGCCTTGGAGAGCAGCGCCTTGGCGCGCGCCGGGTCCTTCTCGACCAGCGCCTCGATGGTGCCCAGGTGCATGCCCATGGCGACGAGCCGGGCCTGCGCCCCGTCGTGCAGATCGCGCTCGATGCGGCGCAGCTCGGCGGCCGAGCCGTCCACCGCGTCGTGCCGGGTCTCGGTGAGCCGCGCCACCCGCAGGGCCAGCTCCCGGCTCGGGGCGGGGGCCAGGAAGGACCTGGCGAGGCGGAAGTGGGCCCGGATCAGGGCGGGGTTCACGAACAGGCCGAGCAGCGCGTAGCCGGCGCCGACCACGGCGGCGAGGTTGGCCGTCGCCTGCGAGGTGACGTGGACGAAGGTGAACCACTCGCCGCCGCCCGCCCGGTGGATGGGCTCCCAGACGCCGAGGGCGAGCACGCACCCGTACACGAAGTAGAGCGGCAGCGCCGGGGCCAGCACGGCGACCACTCCGCCCGCCGTGATGTCGACGAGCAGCCAGCGCAGGTCCCGCCAGGTCGCCGGGTCCTTCAGGAGCGCCGCGCACGACTCGGCCGCGCCCAGGGGGCCGCGCCGCGCGGTGCCGGGCAGCGGGAGGTAGGGGGAGGGGATGGCCAGGCCCGTCCACTCCCCGGCCCACGCCCGGCGCCGGTCGGCGTGGTCGCGCACCAGCTTCAGGACGCGGGGGGTGGTCAGCACGCCGACCCCGGCGGGTATCAGCGCGATCGAGACCACCGCCCAGGTGAACAGGGTGATGGAGACGGCGAGCGCCGACGCCGAGAGCACCACCCCCTGCCCGGCCGCCGTCAGCGCGGCCCGTGCCCTTGTCGCGATCATGGTGTCCTCTTCCCCCGGCGGTGGCTTACGGCCCCAATTCTGGCCGGAAGCCGGGGGGCGGTCACTGGGCCCGCCCCCCGGGCCGGGGGTGTAGCTGACGACACCCCGCGGCGGGCGGGTCAGGGCGCGTACTTGTACCCCACGCGCCGGACCGTCTGGATCGCGTGCCGGTGCTCGGCGCCCAGCTTGCGGCGCAGCCGCGCCACGTGGACGTCCACGGTCCGGCCGTCGCCGACGTGGCCGTACCCCCACACCGTGGTCACCAGCTGGTCGCGGGTGTGCACCCGCTGGGGGTGTGCCACCAGATGGGCGAGCAGCTCGAATTCGAGGTACGTGAGGTCGAGCACGCGCCCGTC includes:
- a CDS encoding sensor histidine kinase, coding for MIATRARAALTAAGQGVVLSASALAVSITLFTWAVVSIALIPAGVGVLTTPRVLKLVRDHADRRRAWAGEWTGLAIPSPYLPLPGTARRGPLGAAESCAALLKDPATWRDLRWLLVDITAGGVVAVLAPALPLYFVYGCVLALGVWEPIHRAGGGEWFTFVHVTSQATANLAAVVGAGYALLGLFVNPALIRAHFRLARSFLAPAPSRELALRVARLTETRHDAVDGSAAELRRIERDLHDGAQARLVAMGMHLGTIEALVEKDPARAKALLSKARADSAEALTELRDLVRGIHPPVLAERGLGDAVRALALRMPLPVEVTVELPGGRAGAPVESAAYFAVSEALTNAVKHAAADRIRVDLAYADGALRIQVTDDGRGGAVVAGGSGLSGLERRLGTFDGVLAVSSPVGGPTVVTMEIPCALS
- a CDS encoding methyltransferase, whose amino-acid sequence is MTAPWGEYDLTRFPEDPRDQLRAWDAADEYLLRHLEDTDLSGSVVALGDRWGALTTALAAKGTGPLTQISESFLGQEATRANLARAGVAEESVTLLSTHDEPPARIDVLLVRVPKSLALLEDQLHRLGPAVHAGTVVVGTGMVKDIHTSTLALFERLLGPTRTSLAEKKARLIFCEPDPELARPANPWPLTYSLEMGIGPASGLATTNHAGVFCADRLDIGTRFLLQHMPVRTGPDRVVDLGCGNGIVGTAAALANPGATVVFTDESHQAIASARATFRLCAGAAREADAEFRLADGLSGFPPGSADLVLNNPPFHTHQATTDRTSTRMFTDAREALRPGGELWVVGNRHLGYHLKLQRLFGNSELVASDPKFVVLRAVKR
- a CDS encoding DUF1996 domain-containing protein, with protein sequence MRRSRSSRKRSTLAGRMAIASVALVLGGGGLVAVNVYASANEGSSNGPPDPGRNSARSAMALQMSTITCPDVTNSLPDVPDPARPEVDRELAGIDTQITDAYEKFAANKDRVAQDPGWADRAVLGPLKDRRTASLDRIGTAIGRGGGRTPQGLQGLAPCGLRAGDGGGGFGGGQGQGQGQGQGQGQGQSAGQGGQGQGGQGQGQGSVGNGPARSDFVDIRTVRPNVQTPRTQRNGSTGLFTSDCGVNKNAKRNPDNVIVAPGVGNGAHHMHDYVGNQATDAFSSDADLAAGGTSCRNQGDKSTYYWPVLRLRNGQNENDANADGGGKDQNVGKIQTPAQVTIKLAGNPVSKVTAMPRFLRIITGDAKAFTNGNANANASWSCTGFENRQLKDKYPICPQGSKVVRTFLFQSCWDGRNTDSANHRTHVAFARKNGACPAGFKAIPQLQQRIVYAVPPGPGFAVDSFPEQLHKPVTDHGDFINVFSDQLMRKAVTCINTGRSCA
- a CDS encoding LuxR C-terminal-related transcriptional regulator, whose amino-acid sequence is MRVVLAEDLFLLRDGLVRLLEAYDFEIVAAVETGPELSRALAGPAPDVAIVDVRLPPTHTDEGLQCALAARRARPGLPVLVLSQHVEQLYARELLADGNGGVGYLLKDRVFDAEQFVDAVRRVAGGGTAMDPQVISQLLSRKARESPVGGLTPRELEVMELMAQGRSNAAIAQQLVVTERAVAKHTSNIFAKLGLPVSDDDNRRVLAVLAYLDRG